A region of Massilia sp. WG5 DNA encodes the following proteins:
- a CDS encoding lipoprotein — MKSVSLGSAILLTLFSLSAHAADPPVKKMNGMLVDSKGMTVYTFDKDTANSGKSACTGGCAENWPAVHADSGEMSAPYSTITRDDGSKQLAYNGKPLYTFAKDKKPGDKHGDKVKDMWHVVTD, encoded by the coding sequence ATGAAATCAGTCAGCCTTGGTTCTGCAATCCTCCTTACCCTGTTCTCCCTGTCCGCGCACGCGGCCGATCCGCCGGTCAAGAAAATGAACGGCATGCTGGTCGACTCGAAAGGGATGACGGTCTATACCTTCGACAAGGACACCGCCAACAGCGGCAAGAGCGCCTGTACCGGCGGCTGCGCGGAAAACTGGCCGGCCGTGCATGCCGACAGCGGCGAAATGTCCGCCCCCTACTCGACCATCACCCGCGACGACGGCAGCAAGCAGCTCGCCTACAACGGCAAACCGCTATACACCTTCGCCAAGGACAAGAAGCCGGGCGACAAGCACGGCGACAAGGTGAAGGACATGTGGCACGTCGTGACCGACTAG
- the proW gene encoding glycine betaine/L-proline ABC transporter permease ProW — MNSSTAIAAKPAQVNPWLPTPPTDTSWLDAANPVAASAHDTGFHLTQLFNGSLPLEDSINRGLGWVVAHCRPFFQAVRAPIDATLNGVSDLLLAMPSLAVIVIIGLLAWQFTSRTLAIGTVLALLLLSMLGVWPEAMITLSLVLTSLAFCLAIGLPLGIVLANSDRAQNILRPLLDAMQTTPAFVYLVPVVMLFGIGNAPGVIVTIIFALPPLVRLTNLGIRQVRPDLVEAARAYGASPWQLLSRVQFPLAMPSIMAGINQSLMLSLSMVVIASMIAVGGLGQMVLRGIGRLDMGLATVGGLGIVLLAITLDRLTQAMGQPRRGVRHWYQTGPAGIILRLVRGGAARDDAAAPARSATAQ; from the coding sequence ATGAATTCCAGCACCGCTATCGCCGCGAAGCCAGCCCAGGTCAACCCATGGCTGCCGACGCCGCCGACCGACACGTCCTGGCTCGACGCCGCGAATCCGGTCGCCGCGTCCGCGCACGACACGGGCTTTCACCTGACGCAGCTATTCAATGGTTCGCTGCCGCTGGAAGACTCGATCAACCGGGGCCTGGGCTGGGTTGTCGCGCATTGTCGTCCGTTTTTCCAGGCCGTGCGGGCGCCGATCGATGCGACGCTGAATGGCGTCAGCGACCTGCTGCTGGCCATGCCCTCGCTGGCGGTGATCGTCATCATCGGCCTGCTGGCCTGGCAATTTACCAGCCGTACGCTGGCGATCGGCACCGTGCTGGCGCTGCTGCTCCTGTCGATGCTGGGCGTGTGGCCGGAAGCGATGATCACCCTGTCGCTGGTGCTGACCTCGCTGGCTTTCTGCCTGGCGATCGGCTTGCCCCTCGGGATCGTCCTGGCCAATAGCGACCGCGCGCAAAACATCCTGCGGCCGCTGCTGGACGCCATGCAGACCACGCCCGCCTTCGTGTACCTGGTGCCGGTGGTAATGCTGTTCGGTATCGGCAATGCGCCGGGCGTGATCGTCACCATCATCTTCGCGCTGCCGCCGCTGGTGCGCCTGACGAACCTGGGGATCCGGCAGGTGCGTCCCGACCTGGTCGAGGCGGCGCGCGCTTATGGCGCCTCGCCCTGGCAGCTGCTGAGCCGCGTACAGTTTCCGTTGGCCATGCCTTCGATCATGGCCGGCATTAACCAGTCGCTGATGCTGTCGCTCTCGATGGTGGTGATCGCCTCGATGATCGCGGTCGGCGGCCTGGGCCAGATGGTGCTGCGCGGCATCGGGCGCCTGGATATGGGCCTGGCCACCGTGGGCGGTCTCGGTATCGTGCTGCTGGCCATCACGCTGGACCGCCTGACACAGGCGATGGGGCAGCCGCGCCGTGGCGTGCGTCACTGGTACCAGACGGGGCCGGCCGGCATCATCCTGCGCCTGGTGCGCGGCGGTGCGGCGCGCGACGACGCGGCCGCGCCTGCCCGCTCCGCGACCGCGCAATGA
- a CDS encoding FAD-dependent monooxygenase, with protein MTTQTSSSAQYRTDARRSDVCIVGNGAIAKTAALGFSQAGHSVTLLVPPARPGAEEASASSSSGGDKPWDVRVYALNHTAQKLLASLKVWGALDMARVAPVDAMDVKGDGEQGGQLGLDAFGAHTGTLAWIVEDSNLNTALDAALRFAQNVDIVTGRACKLSSSPLGARVELEEGAPIEAQLLLGADGRDSWVRGQCDIGIDYRSYHQRAIVANFSCEKPHHNVARQWFTCKEGIIALLPLPDNKVSLIWSAPETLADTIMDESLGELAIRLGEYSEEQLGLLKPLQPEAVKAIPLALVRPHAIVAPHVALIGDAAHAVHPLAGHGMNLGFGDIVDLLRVVNAREAQHGIGDERVLARYARTRKEDVLLMQLATDGLERLFGANLEPVRVIRNLGLNLLNKLPLVKRRLIAHAMGK; from the coding sequence ATGACTACACAGACCTCTTCCTCCGCACAATATCGCACCGATGCCCGTCGCAGCGACGTCTGCATCGTCGGCAACGGCGCGATCGCCAAGACCGCCGCCCTGGGCTTTTCCCAGGCCGGGCACAGCGTCACCCTGCTGGTGCCGCCCGCGCGTCCGGGTGCTGAAGAGGCGTCCGCATCCTCGTCGTCCGGCGGCGACAAGCCCTGGGACGTGCGCGTGTATGCGCTCAACCATACGGCGCAGAAGCTGCTGGCCTCGCTGAAGGTCTGGGGCGCACTCGACATGGCGCGCGTGGCCCCGGTCGACGCCATGGACGTCAAGGGCGACGGCGAGCAGGGCGGCCAGCTGGGCTTAGATGCCTTCGGCGCCCACACCGGCACCCTGGCCTGGATCGTCGAGGACAGCAACCTGAACACCGCGCTGGACGCGGCCCTGCGCTTCGCCCAGAACGTCGACATCGTCACCGGCCGCGCCTGCAAGCTGAGCAGCAGTCCGCTCGGCGCCAGGGTCGAGCTGGAAGAGGGCGCACCAATCGAAGCCCAGCTGCTGCTCGGCGCCGACGGCCGCGACTCCTGGGTACGCGGCCAGTGCGATATCGGCATCGACTACCGCTCCTATCACCAGCGCGCCATCGTCGCCAATTTCTCCTGCGAAAAGCCGCACCACAACGTGGCCCGCCAGTGGTTCACTTGCAAGGAAGGCATTATTGCGCTGCTGCCGCTGCCGGATAACAAGGTGTCGCTGATATGGTCGGCGCCGGAAACCCTGGCCGACACCATCATGGACGAGTCGCTCGGCGAACTGGCGATCCGCCTCGGCGAATACTCGGAAGAGCAGCTGGGCCTGCTCAAGCCCCTGCAACCGGAAGCGGTCAAGGCGATCCCGCTGGCGCTGGTGCGTCCGCATGCGATCGTCGCGCCGCACGTCGCCCTGATCGGCGACGCCGCCCACGCCGTCCATCCGCTGGCCGGACACGGCATGAACCTCGGCTTCGGCGACATCGTCGACCTGCTGCGGGTCGTGAATGCCCGCGAAGCACAGCACGGCATCGGCGACGAGCGCGTGCTGGCGCGCTATGCTAGAACCCGCAAGGAAGACGTGCTCCTCATGCAATTGGCCACCGATGGGCTGGAACGTTTGTTCGGCGCCAATCTTGAACCTGTGCGCGTGATCCGGAATTTGGGATTAAACTTGCTCAATAAGTTGCCGCTGGTAAAGCGCAGACTGATCGCTCACGCGATGGGCAAATAA
- the proV gene encoding glycine betaine/L-proline ABC transporter ATP-binding protein ProV, with protein sequence MAKQIIIDHVFKVYGDRPDEALALVHQGASKQEILARTECTIGVFDATFTIEAGEIFVIMGLSGSGKSTLVRMLNRLIEPTAGRIMIDGNDINALPDAQLRALRRKDISMVFQSFALLPHVSVLDNTAFGMELAGIPKSERHALARQALDQVGLAAYGASYPDELSGGMQQRVGLARALACDPSILLMDEAFSALDPIMRTEMQSELLRLQQIKRRTIVFISHDLDEAMRIGDRVAIMKDGHVVQVGTPEAILRKPANDYVRNFVRGVDAAAVFKAGDIARKSQIVVSESPTRGSRAALSMLEEQDRAYAYVVNPGREFLGVVSADSLRGALDGHTGPLGLAHAYLPDVQTINAEEPVAGLFGQVAQLPYAVPVVGNDGSFRGAISKTTLLKFLDRDTPPIAEPQTQKGQA encoded by the coding sequence GTGGCAAAACAAATCATCATCGACCATGTCTTCAAGGTATATGGCGACCGGCCCGACGAGGCACTGGCGCTGGTCCACCAGGGAGCCAGCAAGCAGGAAATCCTGGCCCGGACCGAATGTACCATCGGTGTGTTCGACGCCACCTTTACCATCGAGGCGGGAGAGATCTTCGTCATCATGGGCCTGTCCGGTTCGGGCAAGTCGACCCTGGTGCGCATGCTGAACCGTCTGATCGAGCCCACCGCCGGCCGTATCATGATCGACGGCAATGACATCAATGCACTGCCGGACGCGCAGTTGCGCGCCTTGCGCCGCAAGGACATCAGCATGGTGTTCCAGTCGTTCGCGCTGCTGCCGCATGTGTCCGTGCTCGACAACACCGCGTTTGGCATGGAGCTGGCCGGCATTCCCAAATCCGAGCGCCATGCGCTGGCCCGGCAGGCGCTGGACCAGGTCGGCCTCGCGGCCTATGGCGCCAGTTATCCTGACGAGTTGTCTGGCGGGATGCAGCAGCGTGTGGGACTGGCCCGCGCGCTGGCCTGCGATCCATCGATCCTGTTGATGGACGAGGCGTTTTCCGCACTCGACCCGATCATGCGCACGGAAATGCAGTCGGAGCTGCTGCGCCTGCAGCAGATCAAGCGCCGCACCATCGTCTTCATTTCGCATGACCTCGATGAAGCCATGCGCATCGGCGACCGGGTCGCCATCATGAAAGATGGGCATGTAGTGCAAGTGGGCACGCCGGAAGCGATTCTGCGCAAGCCTGCCAACGATTACGTGCGCAACTTCGTGCGCGGCGTCGATGCCGCGGCCGTCTTCAAGGCCGGCGACATCGCCCGCAAGAGCCAGATCGTGGTGTCGGAATCGCCGACCCGCGGTTCGCGTGCGGCGCTGTCGATGCTGGAAGAGCAGGATCGCGCCTATGCCTATGTCGTCAATCCCGGGCGCGAATTCCTCGGCGTGGTGTCGGCCGATTCGCTGCGCGGCGCCCTCGACGGCCATACCGGTCCGCTGGGCCTCGCGCATGCGTACCTACCGGATGTGCAGACGATTAATGCGGAAGAGCCCGTTGCCGGCCTGTTCGGCCAGGTGGCGCAACTGCCGTACGCCGTCCCCGTCGTGGGCAACGACGGCAGCTTCCGCGGCGCCATCAGCAAGACCACCTTGCTGAAGTTCCTCGACCGCGATACGCCTCCCATTGCGGAGCCACAAACACAGAAAGGACAAGCATGA
- a CDS encoding DsbC family protein translates to MGKTKLAVLLATGLITSCVGAQNSVEATIKKNIEPRLGGAKIESIKETPYGGLYELRVAGDILYTDKKGEYLVIGHVYDAKTTRDLTRERIDDINKIKFSDLPFDSAIKQVKGDGKRVIAVFEDPNCGYCKRLRQTALKDLNNVTIYTFMYNILSPDSFVKSKNIWCSADRVKAWDDWMIGGKAAPAAPASCETPNDKILALGQKLKIQGTPAIFFADGTRIPGAVDLPTLEKKLESIKQ, encoded by the coding sequence ATGGGCAAGACCAAACTCGCCGTCCTGCTGGCGACCGGCCTGATCACGTCCTGCGTCGGCGCGCAGAATTCGGTCGAAGCGACCATCAAGAAGAACATCGAGCCGCGCCTGGGCGGGGCCAAGATCGAGTCGATCAAGGAAACGCCTTACGGTGGCCTGTACGAGCTGCGCGTCGCCGGCGACATCCTGTACACCGACAAGAAGGGCGAATACCTGGTCATCGGCCACGTCTACGATGCCAAGACCACCCGCGACCTGACCCGCGAGCGCATCGACGACATCAACAAGATCAAGTTCTCGGACCTGCCCTTCGACTCCGCCATCAAGCAGGTCAAGGGCGACGGCAAGCGCGTGATCGCCGTGTTCGAAGATCCGAACTGCGGCTACTGCAAGCGCCTGCGCCAGACCGCGCTGAAGGATCTGAACAACGTCACCATCTACACCTTCATGTACAACATCCTGTCTCCCGATTCCTTCGTGAAGTCGAAGAACATCTGGTGCTCCGCCGACCGCGTCAAGGCCTGGGATGACTGGATGATCGGCGGCAAGGCCGCACCGGCGGCCCCGGCCAGCTGCGAGACCCCGAACGACAAGATCCTGGCGCTGGGCCAGAAGCTGAAGATCCAGGGCACGCCGGCGATCTTCTTCGCCGACGGCACCCGCATCCCGGGCGCGGTCGACCTGCCGACGCTCGAGAAGAAGCTGGAATCGATCAAGCAATAG
- a CDS encoding zinc ribbon domain-containing protein YjdM produces the protein MTTFPPCPACGSTLTYEDGSGNYVCPECAHEWPVRAEAAAAEAVRVWRDAAGNLLQDGDAVTVIKDLKLKGGGGVVKQGTKVKNIRLVDGDHDIDCKIDGFGAMSLKSEFVRKS, from the coding sequence ATGACGACCTTTCCTCCCTGCCCCGCTTGCGGCTCCACGCTGACCTACGAAGACGGCTCGGGCAACTACGTCTGCCCGGAATGCGCGCATGAGTGGCCGGTCCGGGCCGAAGCCGCCGCCGCCGAAGCGGTCCGTGTATGGCGCGACGCGGCCGGCAATCTCCTGCAGGACGGCGACGCCGTCACCGTCATCAAGGACCTGAAACTGAAAGGCGGCGGCGGCGTGGTCAAGCAAGGAACCAAGGTCAAGAACATCCGCCTGGTCGACGGCGACCACGACATCGATTGCAAGATCGACGGCTTTGGCGCAATGAGCCTGAAGTCGGAATTTGTCCGGAAAAGCTGA
- the proX gene encoding glycine betaine/L-proline ABC transporter substrate-binding protein ProX translates to MQRIEQFKATYKRQRRFQWFSALALAAFALTTTLAMAQTPAAGLPGKGIKVQALQSPIAEETFQTMLVDRALAQLGYEPQPIKEVEYPTAHIAVANGDATFLAVHWDPLHRDYYNNAGGDAKLLRVGEYAGPAAQGYLVDKATAEKYHITNIAQLRDPALARLFDHDGDGKADLTGCNPGWGCEAMIENHMDAYKLRPTVKHVQGSYSALIADTIGRYQRGEPILYYTWTPYWVSGVLVPGKDVVWLQVPFSSNPQKANTRLDDGSDYGFAVNTTRIVVNRAWADKNPAAVKLFEVMRLPIADINAQNERMRKGENTQADIARHTAGWIKYHQQLFDSWIAQALAAAKP, encoded by the coding sequence ATGCAACGTATCGAACAATTCAAGGCCACCTATAAAAGACAGCGCAGGTTCCAATGGTTTTCGGCCCTGGCGCTGGCCGCATTCGCCCTGACCACCACCCTGGCGATGGCGCAAACGCCGGCTGCCGGGTTGCCCGGCAAGGGCATCAAGGTGCAGGCGCTGCAAAGCCCGATCGCCGAGGAGACATTCCAGACCATGCTGGTCGACCGCGCCCTGGCACAGCTGGGCTACGAGCCGCAGCCGATCAAGGAAGTCGAATACCCGACCGCGCACATCGCCGTCGCCAACGGCGACGCGACCTTCCTTGCGGTGCACTGGGATCCTTTGCACCGGGACTACTACAACAATGCCGGCGGCGACGCCAAGCTGCTGCGCGTGGGCGAATACGCCGGCCCGGCCGCACAAGGCTACCTGGTCGACAAGGCGACGGCCGAGAAGTACCACATCACGAATATCGCTCAGCTGCGCGACCCGGCGCTGGCCCGGCTGTTCGACCATGACGGCGATGGCAAGGCCGACCTGACCGGTTGCAATCCGGGCTGGGGCTGCGAGGCGATGATCGAGAACCACATGGACGCCTACAAGCTGCGCCCGACGGTCAAGCATGTGCAGGGCAGCTATTCCGCCCTGATTGCCGATACCATCGGCCGCTACCAGCGCGGCGAACCCATTCTGTATTACACCTGGACGCCTTACTGGGTGAGCGGGGTACTGGTGCCGGGCAAGGATGTGGTCTGGCTGCAGGTGCCGTTCTCGTCGAATCCGCAGAAGGCCAATACCCGTCTCGACGATGGCAGCGATTACGGTTTTGCCGTCAATACGACGCGGATCGTCGTGAATCGCGCCTGGGCCGACAAGAATCCGGCGGCCGTGAAGCTGTTTGAAGTCATGCGCCTGCCGATTGCCGATATCAATGCGCAAAACGAGCGCATGCGGAAGGGCGAAAACACGCAGGCCGATATCGCGCGCCATACGGCAGGCTGGATCAAGTACCACCAGCAGCTGTTCGACAGCTGGATCGCGCAGGCGCTGGCGGCGGCGAAGCCCTGA
- a CDS encoding (2Fe-2S)-binding protein: MVTLNINGRDQQVDADPSTPILWALRDNLNMTGTKFGCGAALCGACTVHLNGEAIRSCITPISAAAGQKITTIEAMESDKVGKAVQDAWVKHDVPQCGYCQSGQVMSATALLRVNKTPTDADIDNAMSGNICRCGTYQRIRAAIKDAAKTIA; encoded by the coding sequence TTGGTCACTCTGAACATCAACGGGCGCGACCAGCAGGTCGATGCCGATCCCTCCACGCCCATCCTCTGGGCGCTGCGCGACAACCTCAACATGACCGGCACCAAGTTCGGCTGCGGCGCGGCCCTGTGCGGCGCCTGCACCGTGCACCTGAACGGCGAAGCGATCCGCTCATGCATCACGCCGATCTCCGCCGCCGCCGGCCAGAAGATCACCACCATCGAGGCGATGGAAAGCGATAAAGTCGGCAAGGCCGTGCAGGATGCCTGGGTCAAGCACGACGTGCCGCAGTGCGGCTACTGCCAGAGCGGCCAGGTGATGAGCGCCACCGCGCTGCTGCGCGTGAACAAGACGCCGACCGACGCCGACATCGACAACGCGATGAGCGGCAACATCTGCCGTTGCGGCACCTACCAACGGATCCGCGCGGCCATCAAGGATGCCGCGAAGACCATCGCGTAA